In the Streptomyces sp. BHT-5-2 genome, one interval contains:
- a CDS encoding helix-turn-helix domain-containing protein: protein MREPKREPKREPKREPAGMDLIHLLREVTLRLDLAGAEFAARNGLHPTDLRALIALLDAARSGEELTAGRLGVRLGLNSAGTTALVDRLERLGHLRRVRDTRDRRRVLLVVDAGAIALGQSFFGPLIARTLDLLETFDDTERSAIHRFLTGVRDATPDP, encoded by the coding sequence ATGCGGGAGCCGAAGCGGGAGCCGAAGCGGGAGCCGAAGCGGGAGCCGGCGGGCATGGATCTGATCCATCTGCTGCGCGAGGTGACACTCCGACTCGACCTCGCAGGCGCGGAGTTCGCCGCCCGCAACGGCCTGCACCCCACCGACCTGCGGGCCCTGATCGCCCTGCTGGACGCGGCCCGGTCCGGCGAGGAGCTGACCGCCGGCCGGCTCGGCGTCCGGCTCGGCCTGAACTCCGCCGGTACGACCGCGCTGGTCGACCGCCTGGAACGGCTCGGGCACCTCCGCCGGGTCCGCGACACCCGCGACCGGCGGCGCGTCCTACTGGTCGTGGACGCCGGCGCGATCGCCCTGGGACAGTCCTTCTTCGGCCCGCTGATCGCGCGCACCCTCGATCTGCTCGAAACCTTCGACGACACCGAACGGTCCGCGATCCACCGCTTCCTGACGGGCGTCCGGGACGCAACGCCCGACCCCTGA
- a CDS encoding ferritin-like domain-containing protein produces the protein MSTRELYAQDPGDGLWTVPATGAARFTWEYDDGRDRLLALYQKGKDKQWDATTRIDWHLEVDPKDPLGTPDDALALYGTKYWDRMTEKDRGDLRQHFAAWQFSQFLHGEQGAMVCAARIVESVPDLDAKFYSATQTMDEARHAEIYGRFLKDKIGMLYPVNDNLKALLDDTLADSRWDMPYLGMQVLIEGLALAAFGMIRDTTAEPLPKQILAYVMQDEARHVAFGRMALRDYYRQLTDAELREREEFVIEGCYLMRDRLRGTEILENFGIPPAEAAEFTERSEFLRLFRKLLFSRIVPCVKDIGLWGERLQRAYVDLGVFELGDANLDLLMAQDEELAERLDAERFAAEEAARTAEVADAIARGAAAD, from the coding sequence GTGTCGACCCGAGAGCTCTATGCGCAGGATCCGGGCGATGGCCTGTGGACCGTGCCGGCCACCGGTGCGGCCCGCTTCACCTGGGAGTACGACGACGGGCGCGACCGGCTGCTGGCCCTCTACCAGAAGGGCAAGGACAAGCAGTGGGACGCCACCACCCGGATCGACTGGCACCTGGAGGTGGACCCCAAGGACCCGCTGGGCACTCCCGACGACGCCCTGGCCCTGTACGGGACGAAGTACTGGGACCGGATGACGGAGAAGGACCGCGGCGACCTCCGACAGCACTTCGCCGCCTGGCAGTTCAGCCAGTTCCTGCACGGCGAGCAGGGCGCGATGGTCTGCGCCGCACGGATCGTGGAGTCCGTCCCGGACCTCGACGCCAAGTTCTACTCCGCCACCCAGACCATGGACGAGGCCCGGCACGCGGAGATCTACGGCCGCTTCCTCAAGGACAAGATCGGGATGCTCTACCCGGTCAACGACAACCTCAAGGCACTGCTCGACGACACCCTCGCCGACTCCCGCTGGGACATGCCCTACCTCGGCATGCAGGTGCTCATCGAAGGGCTGGCGCTGGCCGCCTTCGGCATGATCCGCGACACCACCGCCGAGCCGCTGCCGAAACAGATCCTCGCCTACGTCATGCAGGACGAGGCCCGGCACGTCGCCTTCGGCCGGATGGCGCTGCGCGACTACTACCGGCAGCTCACCGACGCCGAGCTCCGCGAGCGCGAGGAGTTCGTCATCGAGGGCTGCTACCTCATGCGCGACCGGCTGCGCGGCACCGAGATCCTGGAGAACTTCGGCATCCCGCCCGCCGAGGCCGCCGAGTTCACCGAGCGCTCGGAGTTCCTCCGGCTCTTCCGGAAGCTGCTGTTCAGCCGGATCGTCCCCTGCGTCAAGGACATCGGCCTGTGGGGCGAGCGCCTCCAGCGCGCCTACGTGGACCTCGGCGTCTTCGAACTGGGCGACGCCAACCTGGACCTGCTGATGGCCCAGGACGAGGAACTCGCCGAGCGACTGGACGCCGAACGCTTCGCCGCCGAGGAGGCGGCCCGCACCGCCGAGGTCGCCGACGCCATCGCCCGGGGAGCCGCCGCCGACTGA
- a CDS encoding FtsW/RodA/SpoVE family cell cycle protein: MALLVGAVLISVCGYLVVGAARAQAVPAGALRYAAGLGGLALLAHLVVRFGAPYADPLLLPTAVLLNGLGLVLIFRLDLETPADRAAPAQLVWSTVGVALFIAVVAVLRDHRVLQRCAYGCAGLALALMVAPILFPAVNGARIWIRAAGFSLQPGEFAKVLITVFFAAYLAANREALAHPGKVVWRLRLPAKGAPPAHGGTPAHGGPPARTGLRVGEELRAGEELRAWGRVLAPVVAIWLVSVGVLVLERDLGTSLLFFGVFVVLLYVATGRAGWIAVGVLMAVAGAAAVGTLEPHVHGRVQDWLHPFAGIAAGRGPGQLAQSLFAFAAGGTFGTGLGQGHSSLIGFARKSDFILATLGEELGLAGLSALFLLYALPAVCGFRAALGLREAFGSLLAVGLAVLPALQVFVIAGGVMGLIPLTGMAMPFLAQGGSSVVTNWIIVALLVRISDRARGPRPDTPARPARAAPDALGALR, encoded by the coding sequence CTGGCCCTCCTCGTAGGCGCCGTGCTCATCAGCGTCTGCGGCTATCTGGTGGTGGGGGCGGCCCGGGCGCAGGCGGTGCCGGCCGGGGCGCTGCGGTACGCGGCGGGCCTGGGCGGGCTGGCGCTGCTGGCGCACCTGGTGGTGCGGTTCGGCGCACCGTACGCCGATCCGCTGCTGCTGCCGACCGCGGTGCTGCTCAACGGGCTCGGGCTGGTGCTGATCTTCCGGCTCGACCTGGAGACGCCGGCCGACCGGGCCGCGCCCGCCCAGCTGGTGTGGTCCACGGTGGGGGTGGCGCTGTTCATCGCGGTGGTGGCGGTGCTGCGGGACCACCGGGTGTTGCAGCGGTGCGCCTACGGGTGCGCGGGACTGGCGCTGGCCCTGATGGTGGCGCCGATCCTCTTCCCGGCCGTCAACGGGGCGCGGATCTGGATCCGGGCGGCCGGATTCTCGCTGCAACCGGGCGAGTTCGCCAAGGTACTGATCACGGTGTTCTTCGCGGCGTATCTGGCGGCCAACCGGGAGGCGCTGGCGCACCCCGGGAAGGTGGTGTGGCGGCTGCGGCTGCCGGCGAAGGGGGCACCCCCTGCTCATGGGGGTACCCCCGCGCATGGGGGTCCCCCCGCTCGAACGGGGTTGAGAGTGGGGGAGGAGTTGAGAGCGGGGGAGGAGTTGAGAGCCTGGGGGAGGGTGCTCGCGCCGGTCGTCGCCATCTGGCTGGTGAGCGTAGGGGTGCTGGTCCTCGAACGGGACCTGGGGACCTCGCTGCTGTTCTTCGGGGTGTTCGTGGTCCTGCTGTACGTGGCCACCGGGCGGGCCGGGTGGATCGCGGTGGGGGTGCTGATGGCGGTGGCCGGGGCGGCGGCGGTGGGGACGCTGGAGCCGCATGTGCACGGCCGGGTGCAGGACTGGCTGCATCCGTTCGCCGGGATCGCGGCCGGGCGGGGACCCGGGCAGCTGGCGCAGTCGCTGTTCGCGTTCGCCGCGGGCGGGACGTTCGGAACGGGCCTGGGACAGGGGCACTCGTCGCTGATCGGGTTCGCCCGGAAGTCGGACTTCATCCTGGCGACGCTCGGCGAGGAGCTGGGGCTGGCCGGGCTGAGCGCGCTGTTCCTGCTGTACGCGCTGCCGGCGGTGTGCGGCTTCCGGGCGGCGCTCGGGCTGCGCGAGGCGTTCGGCAGTCTGCTGGCGGTCGGGCTGGCGGTGCTGCCCGCGCTCCAGGTGTTCGTGATCGCGGGCGGGGTGATGGGGCTGATCCCGCTGACCGGGATGGCGATGCCGTTCCTGGCCCAGGGCGGGTCGTCGGTGGTGACCAACTGGATCATCGTGGCGCTGCTGGTACGGATCAGCGACCGGGCGCGGGGGCCGCGGCCCGACACCCCCGCCCGGCCGGCCCGCGCCGCCCCGGACGCCCTCGGGGCGCTCCGGTGA
- a CDS encoding ABC transporter ATP-binding protein produces the protein MIAALAGVGVRRYTTGQVILDDVDWTVRAGEHWALLGANGAGKTTVLRLIGALMFPTVGTVEVLGHRLGRVDVRELRAAIGLVSGAQKVPPDATAHTVVLTGATGTVQPLWRKYDQATRERAHELLTELECKELADRPFGVCSGGQRARVLIARALMADPSLLLLDEPFNALDLPSREDLIDALHRLAVGRPELATVTVTHHLEELSPAIGRAVLLREGRVQALGPVAEVLTGERMTACFGRPIEVSRHEGRWLARSGRR, from the coding sequence GTGATCGCCGCGCTGGCGGGCGTCGGCGTCCGCCGCTACACCACCGGTCAGGTCATCCTCGACGACGTCGACTGGACGGTGCGCGCGGGCGAGCACTGGGCGCTCCTCGGTGCGAACGGCGCCGGCAAGACCACCGTGCTGCGGCTGATCGGCGCGCTGATGTTCCCGACCGTCGGCACCGTCGAGGTGCTCGGCCACCGGCTCGGCCGGGTGGACGTGCGGGAGCTGCGCGCCGCCATCGGCCTGGTGTCCGGCGCGCAGAAGGTGCCGCCGGACGCGACCGCGCACACGGTGGTGCTGACCGGCGCGACCGGCACCGTGCAGCCGCTGTGGCGGAAGTACGACCAGGCGACCCGGGAACGGGCCCATGAGCTGCTGACCGAGCTGGAGTGCAAGGAGCTGGCGGACCGGCCGTTCGGGGTCTGCTCGGGCGGCCAGCGGGCGCGGGTCCTGATCGCCCGGGCGCTGATGGCCGATCCCTCGTTGCTGCTGCTCGACGAGCCGTTCAACGCGCTGGACCTGCCCTCCCGGGAGGACCTGATCGACGCGCTGCACCGGCTGGCCGTGGGGCGGCCGGAGCTGGCGACGGTGACGGTCACCCACCATCTGGAGGAGCTGTCCCCGGCCATCGGGCGGGCCGTGCTGCTGCGGGAGGGGCGGGTGCAGGCGCTCGGCCCCGTGGCGGAGGTGCTGACGGGCGAGCGGATGACGGCCTGCTTCGGGCGGCCGATCGAGGTGTCCCGGCACGAGGGGCGGTGGCTGGCGCGGTCGGGGCGGCGGTGA
- a CDS encoding cytochrome P450, whose amino-acid sequence MSAMTTLRSRIFAWAGRLYLARTRKKGFDLSRMSFLPDSVLMPLRRDGLDPVPDLAAVREREPISKLPVPIAANVWLVTGYDEAKAVLGKADAFSSDFTNLIGKAGAGAEQNPGGLGFADPPVHTRLRRLLTPEFTMRRLGRLTPRIHDIVEERLDAMEKAGRDGDPVDLVAAFALPIPSLVICELLGVPYEDRDDFERLSAARFDLFSGANASFGAISESLSYFREVVKKQRANPGDGLLGMIVREHGDSVTDEELAGLADGVLTGGFETTASMLALGALVLLQDPEHFATLKDGDEAVDRYVEELLRYLTVVQVAFPRFAREDMEIAGVRISAGDVVLCSLSGADRDGELGPDMERFDPHRPKVPSHLAFGYGIHRCVGAELARMELRAAYPALVRRFPSMRLAVRPEELEFRKLSIVYGLDSLPVRLDA is encoded by the coding sequence ATGAGCGCCATGACGACCCTCCGTTCCCGGATCTTCGCCTGGGCCGGCCGCCTCTACCTGGCGAGAACGAGAAAGAAGGGCTTCGACCTCTCCCGGATGTCCTTCCTGCCGGACTCCGTCCTGATGCCCCTGCGCCGCGACGGCCTCGACCCGGTGCCCGACCTCGCCGCCGTCCGCGAACGCGAGCCCATCAGCAAGCTCCCGGTCCCGATAGCCGCCAACGTCTGGCTGGTCACCGGCTACGACGAGGCCAAGGCGGTGCTCGGCAAGGCCGACGCCTTCAGCTCGGACTTCACCAACCTCATCGGCAAGGCCGGCGCCGGTGCCGAACAGAACCCCGGCGGCCTCGGCTTCGCCGACCCGCCGGTGCACACTCGCCTCCGCCGGCTCCTCACGCCCGAATTCACCATGCGCCGCCTGGGCCGGCTCACGCCCCGCATCCACGACATCGTCGAGGAGCGCCTCGACGCCATGGAGAAGGCCGGCCGCGACGGCGACCCGGTGGACCTCGTCGCCGCCTTCGCCCTGCCCATCCCCTCCCTCGTCATCTGCGAACTGCTCGGCGTCCCCTACGAGGACCGCGACGACTTCGAGCGCCTCAGTGCCGCCCGCTTCGACCTCTTCAGCGGCGCCAACGCCTCCTTCGGCGCCATATCCGAATCGCTCTCCTACTTCCGCGAGGTCGTCAAGAAGCAGCGCGCCAACCCCGGCGACGGCCTGCTCGGCATGATCGTCCGCGAACACGGCGACTCGGTCACCGACGAGGAACTGGCCGGCCTCGCCGACGGCGTCCTGACCGGCGGCTTCGAGACCACCGCCAGCATGCTCGCGCTCGGCGCCCTGGTCCTCCTCCAGGACCCGGAGCACTTCGCCACCCTCAAGGACGGCGACGAGGCGGTCGACCGCTACGTCGAGGAGCTGCTGCGCTACCTCACCGTCGTCCAGGTCGCCTTCCCTCGCTTCGCCCGCGAGGACATGGAGATCGCCGGCGTCCGGATCTCCGCCGGCGACGTCGTCCTGTGCTCCCTCAGCGGCGCCGACCGCGACGGCGAACTCGGCCCCGACATGGAGCGGTTCGACCCCCACCGCCCCAAGGTCCCCTCCCACCTCGCCTTCGGCTACGGCATCCACCGCTGCGTGGGCGCCGAACTCGCCCGTATGGAACTCCGCGCCGCCTACCCCGCCCTGGTCCGCCGCTTCCCCAGCATGCGCCTCGCCGTCCGCCCCGAGGAACTCGAATTCCGCAAGCTCTCCATCGTCTACGGCCTGGACTCCCTACCGGTGCGGTTGGACGCCTGA
- a CDS encoding DUF6083 domain-containing protein: protein MGVSEDRPHRPHRPGDTPSHCPPSRGPQAHCPDCGLLCDRVPTLEHDEILLEDEILLEPDVAPLAHTVPADHRWIELSDGRVVVYGVCPPVPHQRCRIAHHLACPEQPPPGPWDWLTELRHKNARRAAHRPPPHH from the coding sequence ATGGGGGTTTCCGAAGACCGACCGCACCGACCGCACCGACCCGGCGACACACCGTCCCACTGTCCGCCGTCCCGTGGCCCACAGGCCCACTGCCCTGACTGCGGCCTGCTCTGCGACCGCGTCCCGACGCTCGAACACGACGAGATCCTCCTGGAAGACGAGATCCTCCTGGAACCGGACGTGGCCCCCCTGGCCCACACGGTGCCCGCGGACCACCGCTGGATCGAACTGTCCGACGGCCGGGTGGTCGTCTACGGCGTCTGCCCGCCCGTTCCCCACCAGCGGTGCCGCATCGCGCACCACCTGGCCTGCCCGGAACAACCGCCACCGGGCCCCTGGGACTGGCTTACCGAACTGCGCCACAAAAACGCCCGCCGGGCCGCCCACCGGCCACCCCCACACCACTGA
- a CDS encoding diiron oxygenase gives MTEADIDVLRDALGLLKDREQIAERLLASSARHSFDPDTELDWDAPFEEGKWFWPPELVSLYDTPMWRRMSEEQRILLSQHEAAALASIGIWFEIILMQLLVRHIYDKPATSAHVRYALTEIEDECRHSKMFARLISRGDTPWYPVARVHRNLGRLFKTISTTPGSFTATLLGEEVLDWMQRLTFPDERVQPLVRGVTRIHVVEEARHVRYAREELRRQMVTAPKWSQEFTRVTSGEFARIFAVAFINPEVYTNVGLDKRAAMAQVQASGHRREVMQNGARRLTDFLDDIGVLRGVGRRLWRSSGLLA, from the coding sequence ATGACCGAGGCGGACATCGACGTCCTGCGCGACGCCCTCGGGCTGCTCAAGGACCGCGAGCAGATCGCCGAGCGGCTGCTCGCCTCCTCCGCCAGGCACTCCTTCGACCCGGACACCGAACTCGACTGGGACGCGCCCTTCGAGGAGGGCAAGTGGTTCTGGCCGCCGGAACTGGTCTCGCTGTACGACACCCCGATGTGGCGGCGGATGAGCGAGGAGCAGCGGATCCTGCTCTCCCAGCACGAGGCCGCGGCGCTCGCCTCGATCGGCATCTGGTTCGAGATCATCCTGATGCAGCTGCTCGTCCGGCACATCTACGACAAGCCGGCGACCAGCGCGCACGTCCGCTACGCGCTCACCGAGATCGAGGACGAGTGCCGGCACTCGAAGATGTTCGCCCGGCTCATCTCGCGCGGGGACACGCCCTGGTACCCGGTCGCCCGGGTGCACCGGAACCTCGGCCGGCTCTTCAAGACGATCTCCACCACCCCCGGCTCCTTCACCGCGACCCTGCTCGGCGAGGAGGTCCTGGACTGGATGCAGCGGCTGACCTTCCCCGACGAGCGGGTGCAGCCGCTGGTCCGGGGCGTCACGCGGATCCACGTGGTGGAGGAGGCCCGCCATGTGCGGTACGCGCGGGAGGAGCTGCGGCGGCAGATGGTGACCGCGCCGAAGTGGTCGCAGGAGTTCACCCGGGTCACCTCCGGCGAGTTCGCCCGGATCTTCGCCGTGGCGTTCATCAACCCCGAGGTCTATACCAATGTCGGCCTGGACAAACGGGCGGCCATGGCCCAGGTGCAGGCCAGTGGCCACCGCCGCGAGGTCATGCAGAACGGCGCCCGGCGCCTGACGGACTTCCTGGACGACATCGGGGTCCTGCGGGGCGTGGGCCGCCGACTGTGGCGCAGCTCCGGACTGTTGGCTTGA
- a CDS encoding penicillin-binding transpeptidase domain-containing protein produces MTRAIRRTAAFSFLLLAALLVNAFRVQVVEADRYAGNPANRRAAIARYAQPRGAVLVGGRPVTGSRDSGGRLRYERTYTEGPLYAPVTGFASQTYGTSLLEHSEDGVLAGTDRRLTPFPWWDRLIRRRPPGGRVETTIDPAMQRAAYRGLAGRKGAVVAVEPRSGRVLALVSSPSYDPGVLSGNGRSVTGAWRRLNGAPDRPMLNRALRQTYPPGSVFKVVTAAAALESGLVRDVDEPLDVPDPYTLPDTGTPLGNPTEGCAHVGLRDAFRLSCNTVFARLGVGVGLRGMAETAERFGFNERRLRIPSPVAPSTFDTRMDPAQLALSAIGQYDTAATPLQMAMVAAAVANDGQLTPPYLVERVTDAGGVLVAPGTRRHTRKVMDPATAEQLQELMTEVVEHGSGRTAAIDGYIVGGKTGTAQHGVGNEGTPYAWFVSWVRDRRNHEPLSAVAVVVEDAEAERADISGGGSAGPIARAVMGAGLR; encoded by the coding sequence GTGACCCGCGCCATCCGGCGCACCGCCGCGTTCTCCTTCCTGCTGCTGGCGGCGCTGCTGGTCAACGCCTTCCGGGTGCAGGTCGTCGAGGCGGACCGGTACGCCGGCAACCCGGCGAACCGGCGGGCCGCGATCGCCCGGTACGCCCAGCCGCGGGGCGCGGTGCTGGTGGGCGGCCGCCCGGTCACCGGCTCGCGGGACAGCGGCGGGCGGCTGCGCTACGAGCGCACCTACACCGAGGGCCCGCTGTACGCGCCGGTCACCGGCTTCGCCTCGCAGACGTACGGCACCTCGTTGCTGGAGCACAGCGAGGACGGCGTCCTCGCCGGGACCGACCGCCGGCTGACCCCGTTCCCCTGGTGGGACCGGCTGATCCGCCGGCGGCCGCCGGGCGGCCGGGTCGAGACGACCATCGACCCGGCGATGCAGCGCGCCGCATACCGGGGGCTGGCCGGCCGGAAGGGCGCGGTGGTGGCCGTCGAGCCGCGCTCCGGGCGGGTGTTGGCGCTGGTCAGCTCGCCGTCGTACGACCCCGGGGTGCTGTCCGGGAACGGCCGGTCGGTGACCGGGGCCTGGCGGCGGCTGAACGGGGCCCCGGACCGGCCGATGCTCAACCGGGCGCTGCGGCAGACCTATCCGCCCGGTTCGGTCTTCAAGGTCGTCACCGCGGCCGCCGCGCTGGAATCCGGGCTGGTGAGGGACGTCGACGAGCCGCTGGACGTGCCCGACCCGTACACCCTGCCGGACACCGGCACGCCCCTGGGCAACCCGACGGAGGGCTGCGCCCACGTGGGGCTGCGGGACGCGTTCCGGCTCTCCTGCAACACCGTCTTCGCGCGGCTGGGGGTGGGGGTCGGGCTGCGCGGGATGGCCGAGACCGCGGAGCGGTTCGGGTTCAACGAGCGGAGGCTGCGGATCCCCTCCCCCGTCGCGCCGAGCACCTTCGACACCAGGATGGATCCGGCGCAGCTGGCGCTCTCCGCGATCGGCCAGTACGACACCGCCGCGACCCCGCTGCAGATGGCGATGGTGGCGGCGGCGGTGGCCAACGACGGCCAGCTGACGCCGCCGTACCTCGTCGAGCGGGTGACCGACGCCGGCGGGGTGCTGGTCGCTCCGGGGACGCGGCGGCACACCCGGAAGGTGATGGATCCGGCCACCGCCGAGCAGCTCCAGGAGCTGATGACGGAGGTCGTCGAGCACGGGAGCGGGCGGACCGCGGCGATCGACGGGTACATCGTGGGCGGCAAGACGGGGACCGCCCAGCACGGCGTCGGCAACGAGGGCACGCCGTACGCCTGGTTCGTCTCCTGGGTGCGGGACCGGCGGAACCACGAGCCGCTGTCGGCGGTGGCGGTGGTCGTGGAGGACGCGGAGGCCGAGCGCGCGGACATCAGCGGGGGCGGCAGCGCGGGGCCGATCGCGCGGGCGGTGATGGGGGCGGGGTTGCGGTGA
- a CDS encoding alpha/beta fold hydrolase, producing the protein MSPVSPAFRVAYEEALRLWPVAVEPVDVETEFGVTRVNACGPVDGPPLVLLSGGGTTSAGWYARAGGLARTHRVHAVDLMGGPGLSVPGGRALRRPADLAAWLDGVLAALGVERAALLGHSYGGWIALSYAVHAATGVPSCSSRACGKVERLVLLDPTQCFGGFRKPYLVRAVPLLVAPGEAAARRFLAWESRGGPGVAPEVVRLMGVGGREFRGWRPVTGPRPAVGRPGADRLGDLARRTLVVLAGRSRAHDARRVAEAAGRMLAGARVVTVPGVGHHALPELRSAVLERELSGFLAG; encoded by the coding sequence ATGTCCCCCGTGTCCCCGGCTTTTCGGGTGGCCTACGAGGAGGCGCTGAGGCTGTGGCCGGTGGCGGTCGAACCGGTCGATGTGGAGACGGAGTTCGGCGTCACGCGGGTCAACGCCTGCGGGCCGGTCGACGGGCCGCCGCTGGTGCTGCTGAGCGGCGGCGGGACGACCTCCGCCGGCTGGTACGCGCGGGCGGGCGGCCTCGCGCGGACGCACCGGGTCCACGCGGTGGACCTGATGGGCGGGCCCGGGCTGAGCGTGCCCGGCGGCCGTGCGCTGCGCCGGCCGGCCGATCTGGCGGCCTGGCTGGACGGGGTGCTGGCGGCGCTCGGGGTCGAGCGGGCGGCGCTGCTGGGGCACTCGTACGGGGGCTGGATCGCGCTGAGTTACGCGGTGCACGCAGCGACGGGGGTCCCCTCTTGCTCCTCAAGAGCTTGCGGGAAAGTGGAACGGCTGGTGCTGCTCGATCCCACGCAGTGCTTCGGTGGGTTCCGGAAGCCGTATCTGGTGCGAGCGGTGCCGTTGCTGGTGGCGCCCGGCGAGGCCGCGGCCCGGCGGTTCCTGGCGTGGGAGAGCCGTGGGGGGCCGGGGGTGGCGCCGGAGGTGGTGCGGCTGATGGGGGTGGGCGGCCGGGAGTTCCGGGGGTGGCGTCCGGTCACCGGGCCGCGGCCGGCGGTGGGGCGGCCGGGGGCGGACCGGTTGGGAGACCTGGCGCGGCGCACGCTGGTGGTGCTTGCGGGGCGCAGCAGGGCGCACGATGCGCGGCGGGTCGCGGAGGCGGCGGGGCGGATGCTGGCGGGGGCACGGGTCGTGACGGTGCCGGGAGTCGGGCATCATGCGTTGCCGGAACTGCGGTCGGCGGTGCTGGAGAGGGAGTTGAGCGGGTTTCTGGCGGGGTGA
- a CDS encoding TetR/AcrR family transcriptional regulator, which produces MNGSGTAPAVPRPAYRRLSVEQRRSQLLAAALGLFAQRAPEDVSLDDVATAAEVSRPLVYRYFPGGKQQLYEAALRSAADELERCFAEPETGPLTRRLGHALDRYLAFVDQHDAGFSALLQGGSVVETSRTTAIVDEVRRAAAEQILHHLGEPEPGPRLRTTVRMWITAVEAASLIWLDEDKQPSLAELRDWLVDHFVALLTATAARDQQTARVMRAALKGESPDGPAGDLARRILPVVSEAAHLL; this is translated from the coding sequence ATGAACGGCAGCGGCACCGCCCCAGCAGTACCGAGACCCGCCTACCGCAGGCTGAGCGTGGAGCAGCGCCGCAGCCAGCTACTGGCCGCCGCGCTGGGCCTGTTCGCCCAGCGTGCACCGGAGGACGTCTCGTTGGACGACGTCGCCACCGCGGCCGAGGTCTCGCGGCCGCTCGTCTACCGCTATTTCCCCGGCGGCAAGCAGCAGTTGTACGAGGCGGCGCTGCGCAGTGCCGCCGACGAACTGGAGCGGTGCTTCGCGGAGCCGGAGACCGGCCCGCTGACCCGCCGGCTGGGCCACGCCCTGGACCGCTATCTCGCCTTCGTCGACCAGCACGACGCCGGGTTCAGCGCGCTGCTCCAGGGCGGCAGCGTGGTGGAGACGTCCCGGACGACCGCGATCGTGGACGAGGTCCGGCGCGCCGCGGCCGAACAGATCCTGCACCACCTCGGCGAGCCGGAGCCGGGCCCGCGGCTGCGCACCACGGTCCGGATGTGGATCACCGCGGTCGAGGCCGCCTCGCTGATCTGGCTCGACGAGGACAAGCAGCCCTCCCTCGCCGAGCTGCGGGACTGGCTGGTGGACCACTTCGTCGCGCTGCTGACCGCCACCGCGGCCCGGGACCAGCAGACCGCCCGGGTGATGCGGGCGGCGCTGAAGGGCGAGTCCCCCGACGGCCCGGCCGGCGACCTGGCGCGCCGGATCCTGCCCGTGGTGAGCGAGGCCGCCCACCTGCTGTGA
- a CDS encoding HD domain-containing protein, protein MASDAEGAPAGVPRLSLAEVEALARRAHEGQTDKAGRPYTEHLAAVAAGVRARGGSEAQIAAAWLHDAVEDGAVSAEWLAGAALDETTKAMVLAVTKRPGEPVEEYTARILATPGALLVKEADLAHNADPARLAVLDAPTRERLRAKYARVRGLLGVG, encoded by the coding sequence ATGGCTTCTGATGCGGAAGGGGCCCCCGCGGGGGTGCCGCGGCTCTCGCTCGCCGAAGTGGAGGCGCTGGCCCGGCGGGCGCACGAGGGGCAGACGGACAAGGCGGGCCGCCCGTACACCGAGCATCTGGCGGCGGTCGCGGCCGGGGTGCGGGCGCGCGGCGGCAGCGAGGCGCAGATCGCCGCGGCCTGGCTGCACGACGCGGTCGAGGACGGGGCGGTGAGCGCCGAGTGGCTGGCCGGGGCGGCGCTGGACGAGACGACCAAGGCGATGGTCCTGGCGGTCACCAAGCGGCCCGGGGAACCGGTCGAGGAGTACACCGCCCGGATTCTGGCCACGCCCGGTGCGCTGCTGGTCAAGGAGGCGGATCTGGCACACAACGCCGACCCGGCGCGGCTGGCCGTCCTGGACGCGCCTACGCGGGAAAGGCTGAGGGCCAAGTACGCGCGGGTTCGGGGGTTGTTGGGGGTGGGGTGA